AAGTTAACCACATAATGAAGGTATTCGCCAATTTCCGACGGGTCTACCGAATCCCCTTCGAGACAACTGATGTCATTCGGGTCAAATGAACCCACCACCGTCTGCGTGTAGGTAAAACTGTTATCTGCCGGATTCTCATCGGTTCCGTTTGCAGCAATAGTAGCTGTGAAAGGCAGCAGGTCGTCAATATTCACCGCAGGGGTATCCGTCGGGGCATTGACACTGAACGTCACCGTGATAGCGCGCGATTCAAACGGGAGCAAATCCTGGTAATCCCATTGCAGCAAATTGTCGCTTTGCGTTGATACCGTCTCAGAAGACGACACGAAGTCCAATACGTCGTCGTTGAACTCCAACCCTATTCCGTTAGCCATCGACAAGGGCTGGTTGCCTATGTTCCTGTACCCGATCACATATTTTGCATCAAAACCGGGCTTGGCAGGGACAATGGGCGCAATTACGATTTCCACATCCTGATGGGAACCATTGGCTGTGATACAAAAATCCTGTGTTGTCACATTGTTGTTGGCATTCGGAAACACCACATTTGCTGCAGCAGGGGTCACCGTGAACATTGATGGATTATCGAGTGCCGGCGCAATGGCAAAAGTGCCCTGGCCGAAATAGTCTGCATAACTGCCGTCAGGAAAGGTGAACGCAGCGTATTGGTTGCTCCCGTTTGTGATATTGAGCCTGATGTAACCCTGGTCCGGGTCACTGTCGCCACAGCCATTGCCGTCAATGTCGTAAGTGACGTGGCCGGTAAGGGTATTGTAATTACCGCCCGGTGTAAAGGTACAATACGATCCAACGACCGGATACGAATTGAAATCCGGAAGGGTTTCATTGGTCATGATCAGGTCGATGGCCGCCTGAAAGTTGGCCATCTCCGAATTGTCTGCGCACACGTAAGTCAGGTTTGGGATGTCAGTGGCCGATATGGTTGAAAAAACAATCGGCGATTCCGTGTGACCGTTTTTCACAATCAGCACCTCCAGATTGGTATCCTTGACCACAAAATTCGTAATGGCATTGCACGGGGAAAGGTCGATCGTCTTGAAATGATTCTGCTCAAGGTCGATTGCCGCAAGAGCGTGACTGCCGGCGACATCGAGCAGGCCCAGTTGCGGGTTGTTCACGCAGTTGATCGATGTAAACGCGGCACAATTGGTGATGCTCAATGATTGCAGTGTGGGACTGCCGGTTATCGTGAGTCCGGTTAGTGCGGGCAGCCCGGAAACTGCCACTTCGTTAATGGATAAATTGGAGCCAATGCCCGTGATGCTTTGCAGACTCATCAAGCCACTCAGCTGCAACTGCGTGATTGATGTATTCGTAATTGATAACGAAGAGATGTTTGCAAACGACTCTACCCCCTGCAGCGACTGGATGGCAGCACCATCAATTGAAAGCCGGAATGCCGAAGCCGCTTCGGTTTGCTGGATTTCACCATCATTATCCAAATCAGCGTCGGTATCAAAAGTACCATTGTTGTCGCTGTCGATACAGTTTGCCGTAAGCAGGTAATTCTTAAAACCCGCATCCGGAACGTCGACAATCTGCGCCTGCAGTATCCCGGACATCAGCAGTAGGAGTAAGTAGATTTTCTTCATCGTATTGTCGTTTTGGTTGCGATTTTTTTGGTCAGTTTTCAGGTTTGTTTGTTTGTTTTATTTTCTAATATCCGCGTCATGCCATGCTACATCGACTTGAGCAATTCCTGCAGCCTGTCTTTTTTCCGTTGGGAGATGGGCAGGTTGCTGTTGTCTGACATGACGACATATCCGCCGTCTTTCTTGATATACGACTTGAGGTAAGCAAGGTTGATCAGGTGTGACTGGTGGATCCTTTCGAAACCGTGCTCGCCAAGCAGCTCCTCATATTCCTTAAGCGTTTTCGATATCAGTACCGGCTTGTTGTTCCGGAGGTAAAACCGCGTGTAATTGTCTTCGCTTTCACAACGGATGATGTCGCTGATTTCAAACAGGTGAATGCCTTCTGCGGTCGACAAGGCAATCCTTTTAAAATTGTCGACTTTCTTGCGGATGTTCTCCAGCAAAAGGTCAATGTGGGCATAATTATCATTCCGGTCCAGTACATTCTTTATCTTACCGATGACTTTCTGCAGCTCTTCAGGATCTACGGGCTTAAGCAGGAAATCCAGTGCGCTGAACCGGAAAGCCTTCACGGCGTACTGCTCATGCGCGGTAATAAAAACAATATGCGACGAGGATTTACCGTGTTTTGAGGCCAGCTGCTCGAGGATGTCAAATCCTGTCCCGTCATTGAGCTGGATATCCAGGAAAACCACCTGTGGCCTGAACCGCTCCATGGCCGCCACGCCCTGCTGCACACTATCGGCCTCGCCTATAATCGTAATGTCCGGGGCATACATCGCCAACAGCGCTTTCATGCCATTTCTCAGGTTGATGTCGTCGTCTATGAGTAATGCTGTAATCATTATTTTGAAATGTATTGTAACGGCAGCCTTAGTGTGACCCGGGTGCCTTTGATGAGATCTTTCTCTGTGATTTCTTCGATCTGCAGGCGCGTTTTTACGGCGGTCGAATCCTCTATCATCTGCAGCCTTTTTTTAGTGATATCAATTGCCATCGATTTATGTACCGATACCGATCCTTCTTTCATACGCTGCGATTGGTAAATGCCCACACCGTTGTCGGTAATGCTGCATACGAGGTGTTTTTCCTCCACAGTAAAGACAATCGCCAGGTGACCTTTTTCCTTAATCGGAATGAGTCCATGAATGATTGCATTCTCTGCGAAAGGCTGCAAAAGCAACGGCGGAATGGCCATATCATCCTCTATAGCGGGATTTTTATGGATGTTGAAACTGAACTTCTGATTGAAACGCAGCTGCTCGAGTTCCAGATAATTTTGCAGGCTTTCAATTTCCTTGTCTATCGGGATCAAGGGCTCTTTCGAATATTCGAGCGTCAGGCGCATCAGCTTCGAAAATTTTGCCAGGTATTTGATCGCAGAGTCGGTGCCGTTTTGGACGATAAAGCTCGAAATCGATCCCAGGCAGTTGAACACAAAATGCGGGTTCATCTGCAAATGCAGCGCTTTTTGTTCGTATTCGGCCAGCTCTTTTTGCAGGGTCAGCGTTTTCTTCAGGTTAAACCGGCTGTACACCAACACCCCGATGCCGCCGAGCAGGACCACGAGGAGTACTGCGAAAAAGATTTGCATCGCATGTCTTTTGGAGGCTTCCGCGAAAAGCAATTCTTTTTTTTCGATTTCCTTTTTCTGCAGTGCTTCCCTTTTGTCGAATTCGAAGTTCATCTCCGCCTCGACGCCTTTTCGGATGCTTTCGTGGTTGTTGAGACTGTCTTTCGCGCGGTCATACAGTGTCATGTGCAGCAGCGCCTTTTTCGTATCATTTAACGCGGCATAACTGTCACTAAGCAGTTTTTCAGATGCGGTAACCTGTTCCAGGACCGCGGTTTCCCTGGCCAGCTGCAAGGCCTTTTGCGCATAGGTAACGGCCTTGCCGAATTGTTTCTGGTCGTAATAAAATTGCCCGAAGTACAGCTGCGTATCTGCAAGTCCGAAACGGTCATCTATACTATTAAACGCCGTGGTGGCGCGTTCCCAGTTCCTGACGGCATTTGCCGGATCCGACATCGCCTGATAATACAGGCCGAGGTTGTTGTACAGTTCCCCCAAGCCCCGTGAATCGCGACTTTGTTGGAGGAAAACCATTGCATCAGTATAAAATTTCAACGCATTGGACATCTGCTTTTGCCGGGCGTAACAGTTCCCGATATTGGTCAGGGTAATGCCCTGATTCGGATCATTGGTTTGCTGCTGTTTTTTCCATGAGCGGATGAAATAGTCGAGCGCCTTGAAATCCTGTTTCTGCGCCTGGTAAATAATGCCGATGTTGTTGTAAATCCGGGCGCACCTTACGGTATCCCTGAGCTGTTCGTAAATTCCGACCGCCTTAAGGTCAAATTGCAAAGCCTTGGCATAATTGCTCTGCTCAGACAAGACGATGCCGATGCTGCCGTAAGTACGGGCGAGTCCCTCGCGTACTTCGGTTTTTTTATTGCCTGCATTGATCTCACTTTCGAAAAGGAACTGCGCGTCTGAAAAGTACTGCAATGCCTGACGGTAATCGCCCGATATGATATTGGCGATACCCAGGTTGACCCTTGCGTTGGCCTCTTCGGTCTTATACCGTATGCCCATCGATAAGTCCAGCGCTTTCTTTGCGTAGGCCCTGAGTGACTTAGGGTCAACGGTCTTATAGCCTTCAGCTATCCGGTTCAGCAGTTTCGCCCTATCGATGTCGTTTTTAGCATGCGCCAATTCCCGTTTCAGGCTGTCTACGACATTTTGCTGTGCAAAAGCCATCGACGCGGAACAAAGCAGCAGTGCTAGAAATAATTTGATTTTCATAAATGGGCAACTTGACAAACAAAAGTAACATTTCCGTTAATTCAGCAAGCACTGAATTAGAATTTTGCCGTTTTGAAAGAGAATTTGAAATGAAAAAACCCGCACGAGGCGGGTCTTAGTTTGAATGAAGTATTATTGCTTTATGAGTTTTTGCCGCCCGATTCCCTGGTCAGTGTACACATTCAGGAAGTACACGCCGGCATTGAATGCCGAAAGATCGACTGTATCGGTATTGTTACTATCAAGCAGTTTACGGCCGCGTGCGTCAAAAAGCGCTATACCGTTGACTTTGGATGCTGCCTTCACATAAACCAGACCAGTAGTCGGGTTCGGGTAAATCGAGACCGTTTTTGACAGTTCATCGACTGATAGTGGCATACTGGTAAAGGTCGTGCTGGCGGTATTTGTGGTTACCTGGCTGTCGTAGTCGAAATATACCTCAGAACTGAAATTCACCGTATCACCGGGCTCGAGCGCTGCGTTCGATTTCATGCGGAACATCACGTTGCCCTGTCCGCCCGGTTGCAGTGGCGCACTGTCGAAAAGGAATTCGAGAACGTCATCAGTAACCTTAACGGTGACGGGTGCCGAGCTGTTGATGACCTGTACAGAACTGATGTCAAAACTCCCAGGGTCAACCGCTGAACGCAACGCGACAAATGGCGCATCGCCGGTACCGGTATTTTCAAAGTTGATGACATAGTTAAGATAGTCGCCGATTTCTGTAGGTTCGACGGCGTCGCCCTGGAGGCAAAGGACGGTGTTTTCAAGCGCCGCGCCGTCAACAGTGTGGCTGTAATTGAAAGTGTTGTCGTCAAGATTCCCATCCTGCTGGTCGATGGTCCCGACCAGTGAAAATGGAAGCACATCCCCTACTTCGACCGGGTTGTCGATTTCCGGGCCGTTGAACTGCAAAATGACCAGCGCCGATCCGGATTCAAAAGGAAGCAGATTGGAAAAATTATAAACATAGCTCCCGAAGGTGGTGGCTGAAGGCTCCGGACTGGAAACCAGCACATCCATCTTGCTGTCGTCAAAACTAAAGTTGATATTTCCCGAAAGCGGCTGAGTCCCTTTGTTGCGGTAGACCAGCTGGAAAAAAGACTCATACCCGGGTACACCCAACGAGTACGGATAAAGGAACACTTCAAGATCTGTGATCTGGTTTACAGGCGCCACGCAAATGTCGTTGTTAACCTCCATACTGCCTGCAGCATCAAAGACAATGGTTGGCGATTGCTGTTGTACGTCAAAATAAGAGGCATTTTCCAGGACAACACTTACCGTAAACGCACCTTCGTTCACATAAAATTCGTAATTGCCGTTTTCGTCGGTGAATGTGGCGCCCGAATTCACGCCGTCTGAGAGAACCACTTTTGCCATGGATTGTACGGTATCGTTGGCGTCGCAACCGTTTTGGTCAAAATCATACCGGACATTTCCAGTGATTTTGTTGACGTTCCCAGCCGGATTCAGCGAGCAGTAGGAATTGATAATCAGGTTAGGCAGTATCGGCGCCAAAACGGACTCGTAAATACTGATCTCAAAATCATCCAAACACAGGAACCCAAGCGCGGGTAAGGTCGCAAAATCGGTGCCGGAAAACAGGATTTCCTGATACGCACCATTCTTAAGGTTGATATTTTGCAACAGCGGATTGTCCGAATATTGTACGAAATACAAATTGGGGTTTTGCGAAAAGTCGAGGCCCGTAAACTGATTTCCCGAACAATCAACATCCTGTAGGGTGTGCAGCATCGAAAAATCGACTGTTGTCAGGTTATTTTGGGCGCATTTAAGCAACACCAGGTAAGGTGTTTCAGACAAATCCAAAACTGAAATTTGATTGTTTGAGCAGGACATGGTGCCGAGTACCGGATGATTTCCTACAATGAATGTGCTAATCTGGTTGTTGGCGCAATCTACGAGACCGAGATTGGCCAGGGTACTGATATCAAGCGAGGCCAGGTTGTTATTGCTGCAATTTAAGGAATACACCGATGGATTATTCGATAAATCCAATGCGGTCAGCACGTTGTTATTACAGGACAGCACGTGCAATGCAGCATTGCTTTGCAGGTTGAGTGTGGCAATCTGATTGCTGTCGACGCTTAATTCATAAAGGTTCGGACTCGCCGATACATCTATCCCCGAAAGCATATTAAACCGCACGTCCAGATATTTAAGCTGCGACGAAGCGGAAAGATCCAATCCCGTTAACTGGTTGCTGTAGGCAAACAGGAATTGCAAATTGACCGCATCGGCAAGTACTATATTGGTCAGATCATTTTCATACGCCGTCAGATAGACCAGACTCACCAACCCGGAGAGGTCTAACGTGCTCAATTGATTGTACTGCACGTTCAATTCTGACAGTGCCGAAAGATTCTGCACATTAAGATCCTGGATAAAGTTAGCCGAACAGTTTAACCTTGACAGACCAGGCGATCCCGAAAGGTCCAGTGACGTCAGTATGTTGTTAGAGCAATCGAGATCTGACAAATTGATGAGTCCTGCCAGGTTGAGTGACGAGAAGGAATTCTGCATCAATTGTAAAATATTGAGCTGAGACAAGCCTGTAACGTTGACAGCGGACGCATTGCAGGCTTCGCAGGACAAAAACTGCAGTTGCGTCAGGGCGGAAAAATCAAGGCTCTGCCCATTCAGCGGATTATTGGCCACGGTCAGGAACCGCAGATTCGAAAATGAGGAAAGGCCGTCGAGATTGCTGATACCCTGATTATCCAGATACAATTTCCGGATTACCAGCGCTTCCGAAAGTTGGATGTCACCATCGGCATTTTGGTCTATCGCGACAAAATTGTCGGACTCATCCTGAGCAATCGCGTAAGATGGACTTGCGGCCAACAAGGTCAGCTTCAGGTTCTCGTCAGCAAAATCTATCGTCTGTGCATGCGTCGCTGATATCCACAGCAACAGCAAAAGGGTAAACTGCTTCATAAGTGATTGTTTAATGTTTTGCTAATAAAGATAAACAAAAAACAACAAGGTTGCGCAGCTGCTGAAATTTTTTTTAAGATTTTAAAAACCGTACTTTGCTTACAAATAGTACAGACGTAAAACCGCGTGCGAAACGCGAAGCGTAAGGCAAAATATTTTTAAAAATCGTTTGGAAATTATTGTTTTATAATCCGTTGGACACCGTAGCCATTGTCTGTCTGCACCTTAACCAAGTAAGCGCCATCGGCAAAACCGGACAAATCGATAACCCCTGAAACAGCTTTTATCGGAAATTCCCGGCCGCGGACGTCAAACAACACCACGGATTGAATATCGGCTTCCGTGCGGATCGTAACGCGGTCGCTGGCGGGATTCGGGTAAATTGTGATGCGGTTATCCAAAGTTTGTTCGTCTGTTCCCAAAGCATCAAAAGTCGTCACCGCTAAGTTGGTTGCCACCGGGAAATTGTAATCGAAATAAATATCGGCTTTTTGTGAAACCGAATTCCCGGTCACCAAAGTATTTTTGGTCTTGATCTTAAAAGTCACATTCCCACGCTCCGAAGCGCCAAGGTTGATGCCTTCAAAAATGAATTCGACTTTGTCATTTGTGATTCGCGGTGTGACCGGATGCGAGGCATGCAACACCTGCAATGTCGAAATATCAAATTTCGTCAAATCGATCATATCCTTAACAACGATATTTTCTGCGGCAGCGGTTCCTGTATTTTCAAAGTTGATGTTGTAATGGAGGTATTTTCCGATTTCCGTTGGATTGACATGCTCGCCTTCAAGGCAGGTAATGTCATTCGGATCGTAAGAACCGACAACCGTTTGCTTGAACGAAAAAGTGTTGTCACCTGGCGTCACATCTCCCCCAACCGGGTTCGCCTGAGCATGGAAACCAAGCTGGTCGCCAATATTCACTGCCGGGGTTTCCTGCGGCGAGTTCACATTCAGCCTGACTTCAATGCTTCTGGATTCGAAAGGATACAGGTTGCTGAAATTCCATGACAGGCTTCCGGCAGTTTGCGCATCAGGAGTTGTGGATGCGTTTACAAAATCAAGCTCGTTTTCCTGATAGGTAAAGTCTACACTACCTGATAAAACCTGATTCCCTTTGTTTTTATAAATGATTTTATAAGTGGCGTCAAAGCCGGGACGGGCAGGTGTATTAGGTACGATGACTGTTTCAAGGTCGTTTTGGATTCCATTTGCGGTGATACAGAAATCCTGCGTAGTGATGTTGTTATTGTTGTTACCAAAAAGAATAGTCGCCAGTGGCGGTGTGATGGTAAACATTGACATATTCTCCGCTGCAACGGAAACATTAAAAGTACCTGCCTGCCCGAAATTAGTATAATTTCCGTCAGGTGAAGTGAATACCGTATAATTGTCGTTTCCGCTGGTCAGCGTCAGTTTTACATAGGGTTGATCAGGGTCATTACCATCACAACCGTTATTATCAGTATCGAAAGTGACATTACCAGTAATCGTATTGTAATTGCCGCCAGGGAAAATAGTGCAATACGGGCTAACGACCGCGCTACTTAACGAATAAGAGTTCAAAGTTTGCTGCACACCAGAAAGCTGAAAATCGTCCACACATATAAAACTCAGGTTAAGATCATACCCTAATGAAAATGACTCATTCCTTCCGTTTTTAGCAAAAATAGTTTCCAAAGGCAGGTTTTCACTTAAATTGACGTAGTTAAGTCCAACACATGTTTCAAGATCTACTGTCTCCAACATGTTATTTTGAAGATACAAATTGTTAACATGGGTATTCTCCAAATTAATAGAGGACAGTTGATTATATTCCAAATGAACTAAACCTGGAAGATTTCTGCCTGAAAGATCTATTGATTGCAATTGGTTATGATCTAAGATTAGCGCTTCATAATACCCCTGTTCACTTAACACAATATTGGTCAGACTATTGTTAGATGCCCGTAATTGGAGGTTTTCCATATCAGAAACGTCGAGCGAAGTTAATTGGTTATATTGACACCACAGATAATGCAACGCGAAACAATTATCTATGTTTAAATCCATCAATAAATTGTTGCCAACATCTATATTAAACAAATGTGTCAGTCCGGAAACATTTAGTGTCTGGATTGAATTATTGTATGCGCTCAGATTTTGAAGATTTGTAAATGCCAAAATTCCCTCCAGGCTTGATATATTGGAATCATATAAATTCAGGCTCGTCACTACTGCCGCCTCAGTCAGTTGAATTTCCCCATCCGAATTAACGTCAATGCCCTCAGACAACAACTTCGCCTTAAAATTCGCATCAGGGATATTCACGATCTGCGCCTGGGAAGCGGCTGAAAAGAAAAGGAAGTAGAGTAATAGTTTTTTCATATTATTGTTTTATCAGTTTTTGGGTTTTGAATCCTTTGTAAGTCGCAACTTTTATAAAATATACTCCGGAAGTATATGTTGAAATATTGAGTGTCTCCACATTGTTTTTCCTCAAAAGCTGCCTTCCCTGAACATCAAACAGCTCAACTGATTTGATTTCCGAATCTGATTTTATATTAACCAAACCTTTGGTCGGATTTGGATAAATACTAATATCATCATCCAAAACCACATTGTCTGTTCCCAAAGTATCGAAAGTCGTCATCGCTACGTTGGTTGCCACAGGAAAATTATAATCAAAATAAATATCGGCTTTCTGTGAAACCGAATTTCCGGTGACCAAAGTATTTTTCGTCTTGATCTTAAAAGTTACATTGCCATGCTCCGAAGCGCCGAGGTTGATGCCTTCAAAAATGAATTCGACTTTGCCGTTCGTAATCCTTGGCGTCATCGGGTGTGAAGCATTCAAAACCTGAAGAGTTGAAACATCAAACTTTGTCAAATCAATCATATCGACCACCACAATATTTTCTGCGGCAGCGGTACCGGTATTTTCAAAGTTGATGTTGTAATGGAGGTATTTTCCGATTTCCGTCGGATTGACGTGCTCGCCTTCAAGGCAGGTAATGTCATTCGGATCGTAAGAACCGATAACCGTTTGCTTGAACGAAAAAGTGTTGTCACCTGGCGTCACATCTCCCCCAACCGGGTTAGCCTGAGCATGGAAACCAAGCTGGTCGCCAATATTCACTGCCGGGGTTTCCTGCGGCGAGTTCACATTCAGCCTGACTTCAATACTCCTCGATTCGAAAGGATACAGGTTGCTGAAATTCCATGACAGGCTTCCGGCAGTTTGCGCATCAGGAGTTGTGGATGCGTTTACAAAATCAAGCTCATTTTCCTGATAGGTAAAATCGACACTTCCCGATAAAACCTGGTTGCCTTTGTTTTTGTAAATGATTTGATATATCGCATCAAATCCCGGACGGGCTGGTGCAATAGGAACAATTACCGTTTCAAGATCATTCTGGAGGCCATTGGCGGTGATACAGAAATCCTGGGTGGTGATATTGTTATTGTTGTCGCCAAAAACAATTGTTGCCAACGGTGGTGTGATCGTGAACAGTGACGCATTTTCCATTGCAACACTAATGTTGAAAGTTCCGGTAAGTCCGAAATTGTTATACGTTCCGTCAGGAGAAGTAAATACAGCATAATTATTTCCCCCTGTGGTCAGGTTAAGTTTTACATAGGGCTGGTCCGGATCCGTACTGTCGCAGCCATTGTTATCAATATCATAAGTAATGTTGCCGGTGATCGTATTGAAATTACCTCCCGGTTGGAAGAAGCAGTAAGGACTCGCAACAGCATTGGTCAATCCGTAGATATTTAAACGCTGTTGTGTGTCCTGTAATTGCATTTCATCAACACATACGAAAATAAGGTTGTCATCACCTCCAAAAAAGAAATCTTCGTTATTACTGCCATTTTTAGCAAATACAGTTTCAAGGGAAGGATTGTTAGACAGTTCCACCAGATCTAATGTTGCGGAGCAGCCCGTCATATCTATTGTTTGGAGGGAATTATAGCTAAGCCTAAGCTGTCCTAAACCCGAAGCATTGCCCAGGTTGATTGTGTTTAGATTGTTATTGCTCACATCCAAAATAGCGCTTTGGTAGAAAGTCACACCGGATACATCAACATCCGTCAATTGATTATGGGCAACCATAATCCTTGAATTCGAACCTATCTGGGGAGGAGTAAATGATTGAAGGTTATTATAGGAAACATCAAGATCATCAACCCTGCATGTTGACAAATCCAAAGCCGTCAATTGATTGTATTGTGCGTTGAAATACATAATGTTGCAATTGTTTACAGTAAAACTTGTCAGCGAATTATACCGGACATCTAAATACAACATTGTCTGTATCAAACCAAGATTTGACAATTCCAATTGGGTCAGCTGGTTATTCCGCACGATGAGTTCTTGTAGATTGGTACATCCTGAAAGATTAAGTACAGTCAGTTGATTATTTTCTGCGTTTAACCTTTTAAGTGCATTTAACCCGGAAAAATCCAAAGCGGTCAGTTGGCAATTGTAAGCGTCTAAATCAAAAAGCGCAGAACAGCCTGAAACATCCAGCGTTGTCAAGGGGTTTGAATAACAGGTCAGATTAATTAAAGAGGTAAGACCGGAAGCATCAAGTGATGTCAAGGCACAGCTGGAAACAGTTAAATTAGTTAACGAACTGCATCCGGTAATATTCAGAGTAGCCAACGAAGGATTCAGTGAAGCAGATAACTGTTGCAGATTATTCATACCGGATACATCTAATGAAAGTAGGGCGTTTACATCGCAACTAAGTCTTGTCATATTGGTAAAAGACTGTACCCCTTCCAGATTTTCAATTGATGAATTGTTAACAAATAATGCTCCCACAAGCTGTGCTTCGGCAAGTTGAATTTCTCCATCAGCGTTAGCATCTACCGCAATATGCATTCCCTGGGCATTTCTTGCAATAGTGTTTGAAGGTGATGATGACAACAACTTCGCCTTAAAATTCGCATCAGGGATATTCACGATCTGCGCCTGGGAAGCGGCTGAAAAGAAAAGGAAGTAGAGTAATAGTTTTTTCATATTATTGTTTTATCAGTTTTTGGGTTTTGAATCCTTTGTAAGTCGCAACTTTTATAAAATATACTCCGCAAGTATATGTTGAAATATTGAGTGTCTCCACATTGTTTTTCCTCAAAAGCTGCCTTCCCTGGACATCAAACAGCTCAACTGATTTGATTTCCGAATCTGATTTTATATTAACCAGGCCTTTGGTCGGATTTGGATAAATACTAATATCATCATCCAAAACCACATTGTCTGTTCCCAAAGTATCGAAAGTCGTCACCGCTACGTTGGTTGCCACAGGAAAATTATAATCAAAATAAATATCGGCTTTCTGTGAAACCGAATTTCCGGTGACCAAAGTATTTTTCGTCTTAATCTTAAAAGCGACATTCCCA
The nucleotide sequence above comes from Flavobacterium magnum. Encoded proteins:
- a CDS encoding DUF7619 domain-containing protein — encoded protein: MKKLLLYFLFFSAASQAQIVNIPDANFKAKLLSEGIDVNSDGEIQLTEAAVVTSLNLYDSNISSLEGILAFTNLQNLSAYNNSIQTLNVSGLTHLFNIDVGNNLLMDLNIDNCFALHYLWCQYNQLTSLDVSDMENLQLRASNNSLTNIVLSEQGYYEALILDHNQLQSIDLSGRNLPGLVHLEYNQLSSINLENTHVNNLYLQNNMLETVDLETCVGLNYVNLSENLPLETIFAKNGRNESFSLGYDLNLSFICVDDFQLSGVQQTLNSYSLSSAVVSPYCTIFPGGNYNTITGNVTFDTDNNGCDGNDPDQPYVKLTLTSGNDNYTVFTSPDGNYTNFGQAGTFNVSVAAENMSMFTITPPLATILFGNNNNNITTQDFCITANGIQNDLETVIVPNTPARPGFDATYKIIYKNKGNQVLSGSVDFTYQENELDFVNASTTPDAQTAGSLSWNFSNLYPFESRSIEVRLNVNSPQETPAVNIGDQLGFHAQANPVGGDVTPGDNTFSFKQTVVGSYDPNDITCLEGEHVNPTEIGKYLHYNINFENTGTAAAENIVVKDMIDLTKFDISTLQVLHASHPVTPRITNDKVEFIFEGINLGASERGNVTFKIKTKNTLVTGNSVSQKADIYFDYNFPVATNLAVTTFDALGTDEQTLDNRITIYPNPASDRVTIRTEADIQSVVLFDVRGREFPIKAVSGVIDLSGFADGAYLVKVQTDNGYGVQRIIKQ
- a CDS encoding DUF7619 domain-containing protein encodes the protein MKKLLLYFLFFSAASQAQIVNIPDANFKAKLLSSSPSNTIARNAQGMHIAVDANADGEIQLAEAQLVGALFVNNSSIENLEGVQSFTNMTRLSCDVNALLSLDVSGMNNLQQLSASLNPSLATLNITGCSSLTNLTVSSCALTSLDASGLTSLINLTCYSNPLTTLDVSGCSALFDLDAYNCQLTALDFSGLNALKRLNAENNQLTVLNLSGCTNLQELIVRNNQLTQLELSNLGLIQTMLYLDVRYNSLTSFTVNNCNIMYFNAQYNQLTALDLSTCRVDDLDVSYNNLQSFTPPQIGSNSRIMVAHNQLTDVDVSGVTFYQSAILDVSNNNLNTINLGNASGLGQLRLSYNSLQTIDMTGCSATLDLVELSNNPSLETVFAKNGSNNEDFFFGGDDNLIFVCVDEMQLQDTQQRLNIYGLTNAVASPYCFFQPGGNFNTITGNITYDIDNNGCDSTDPDQPYVKLNLTTGGNNYAVFTSPDGTYNNFGLTGTFNISVAMENASLFTITPPLATIVFGDNNNNITTQDFCITANGLQNDLETVIVPIAPARPGFDAIYQIIYKNKGNQVLSGSVDFTYQENELDFVNASTTPDAQTAGSLSWNFSNLYPFESRSIEVRLNVNSPQETPAVNIGDQLGFHAQANPVGGDVTPGDNTFSFKQTVIGSYDPNDITCLEGEHVNPTEIGKYLHYNINFENTGTAAAENIVVVDMIDLTKFDVSTLQVLNASHPMTPRITNGKVEFIFEGINLGASEHGNVTFKIKTKNTLVTGNSVSQKADIYFDYNFPVATNVAMTTFDTLGTDNVVLDDDISIYPNPTKGLVNIKSDSEIKSVELFDVQGRQLLRKNNVETLNISTYTSGVYFIKVATYKGFKTQKLIKQ